CAATTATCTAGTTTCTGTTCCCCTTGAAGGAGTCTCACCGCAAATGCAAGGCAGGTTGCTTCACCGCAGGCCTTACAATTGGTTTTGGGAAGCCAGCCGTATATCTGCAGAGCGGTTACTTTAACTTTCTCTTCATAATTAGGTTTTATCTTATCCTTATCCCGGAAGGTTTTATTTACCAATTCTTTAATTTCATTTAAGATATTCCAAGTATCAATAATGTCGTCTGCCTTGGCAATCGCTACCTTAATATTATAAAGATTAATCATCCTGCGGCCTTTAGTATAGGTCAATACAGGAAGATTCTTGTTGTAAGAAGCGCCTTTTATTATTGCATTAAGATAGGGTAAGATTTCTGAGATATCATAGTAAAAATAAGCAATGAGGCGAATTTTTGTTTCATCTGCAATACAAGGAGCAACATAACAAAGGGTAATCGATTTTAAGAACTCTTCTTCTACGGCAGAGGGTTTATAGCCTTGCGCTTTCCTAAAAAAATCTTCTTCATAATCACGGTACAAAAATTTATAATAACCGCTAATAATAACACCTTCATCTATTAGAAGGCGGCAGACTTCTTGGCGCCTTCCCTCCGGGACAACAACTGCTAAAGTAGATATGTGTTTAAAGCCTACTTGTCTTGTAACCAAAATCTGTTGAGCCTTTAGCCCTACGTCTTGATTAGGTAAAACTATTATTTCGTAATTTTTATCTCTATCTATTTCCAATTTTAATCCCTAAAATATCTTTAGCAAATATACCCTTGCATAATACAGGCCAACAAGTATAAATACGATACCGGTGATCTTTCGCATGTAATATTCCAGCTTTGTCATTCGGTTAAACCAAGGCTTAAGTGATGTTACCCCAAGCGTAATCACAAAGGCAAATAACAAAACCGGTAAACCCGTTCCAAGGCCGTAAATAAACGGAAGCGTTGTTCCTAATTGAGATTTAAGCGCAAGCGGTATGAGGCTGCCGAAAAAGAGGGCCGTAGAGATTGGACAAAAAACCAGGGCAAAAATCAGGCCTAAAGCAAATGCCCCACCCGCTCCTGCTTGGGCAAGCCTATTTTGATGTTTTTCAGAAAGCGAGAAACTGGGGATATTGAATTTGATCATGTCTAATAAAAACAACCCTGTAAAAATCAGAATCGGGCCGAATGCCTTATTCATGTATTTCTGCAAGAAATTTGCCATCACCGGTACGCTAAGAATAGAACTTATAGTGACAAAACCTAACGTAGCATACGAGAGCATCCTGCCAATTGTATAAGAGAACCCCGATATTAATACTGCTTTGGGATGAATGATTTTCTTAGATAGGAAAGAAATAGCAGCGATATTTGTAGCAAGAGGGCAAGGGCTGATAGAAGTTAATATGCCCAGCCAAAGCGCTGATATTAACCCGACAAATATACTGTCCATTAAAGCTCCTTTAAAAATGCAGCTATTTCATCCCGGACATAATTGTAAAATCTCTGCTTATTACCGGCATATCCCCATATCTTTGTAAGATTCTTAAATTTTTCTTCCTTACCACCCCTTACGAGGGAAATCATCAGCGATTTGGTGTAAAGTTGATAATCGTTAACAAAATGCTCGTTGGATTTTTCGTCAACATTAACTGTTTTAAACACTATCTTTCCGGATGTAAGCTCATCCTTGAAGTTAGCCTCTATTGCCTCCTTTGAGTATTGTTCTAATTTGTGACAAGTCGGGCAACGGAATGTACCGTGGAAATAATAGGCCATAACATAATTCTTCGGCACAAAAGTAGCGGCTTCTTCGGAAAAACATTTAAGCGTAAAGATAACGGCAAAAAAGAACAAAAAGGAAAGTATCATAAAGAGAAGCTTGCTTCGCATGTCAACTCCTTTTAACTTATTACGGATTATTTTTGATTATTTCTTTTATGGCTGAAACCGCCTCTTCCGTGGTTTTATTTCTGATATCTAGTGGGATATGCTTTGTTTTATCAAAACCCACTGCCTCAAAGGCATCCCTGAACATCTTCTGCTGCATTAAAGGGTCGCATGCCGCGACATACAGTTTATCTATATCCTTATTATCAAGTAAAATTTTAAGATATTGGTCGCCGTCATCCGCGCAAAGCTGGGGGTGCAAAGAAACAAAATCTACAATTTTCTCCCTACGGATAGCATTTAGAACTTCTATAGTATCCATTTTCTTAAACGATGGGCAGGTGCCTTGGCAGATACAAAGAATTAAACCTTTTTTAGCCATGCTATTTGCCTCCTTTTCTATCGCCGAAAAATTTTATTGCCTTCTGATCGCAGATTTTGCCGCACCCTTTACAGAATTCTACACAGTTTTCCGGATGCGAAACTTTAGACTTTCCATCAGGCCCTATTTCGAATACTCCGTGCGGGCAAAAATTATAACATTGCATACATCCGGCGCATTTAGTATAATCTATTATAGGATACCAGTTCTTAGCCATTTATCGTTCCTTTACTTTGCCAAGATCCATTTTTTTATTTCATCCGGCGTAGGGATTCTGCCCGCAGCCTTCACCTCGCCGTCTATCGCAATCGCAGGCGTTGTCATAATACCGTAACCAATGATTTTCTGTATATCTTCCACTTTAACCACCTCTGCCTGCGCATTCAGCTCCTTTATTGCAACTTGAGCGTTTTCGTAGAGTTTCTTGCATTTTGGGCAACCCATGCCTAGAATTTCAATCTTCACCTTGCTCCTCCGTTTAACGTTAAAGCGCCACTACTTTACATCCTTTATCTTTAATGATCAAAACAGCGCACGAAGCTTTTCGTGCTACCTTTTCTGCTGTAGAGCCCAAGAGCGCGTGTTTTATGTCGCTTCTACCCCGGCTTGACATAACAATCAGGTCCATACATCTACTCCTAGCAAACTTCACAATCTCCACAAAAGGATGGCCTTCCTTTATCAGGCCACCGACATAAAGGTGTTTTGGGATATAGGATTTAAACTCTTCAAGCCTTTTTCTGTTTTCAACTATAAAATCTTTATGGATTTTATTGCAAATGCCTTCCAATGGAGGGTGGACTTTATGGATTTGCTCCATATGGAATAGGTCTTCTTCCACGTGAAGGAGAAAAATCTTTCCGCCACAGCATTCGGCTAACTTTACCGCTTCAGCCAATGCCTTTCTTGAAAAATGCGAAAAATCAATCGGCACTAATATCTTCTTAAACTGCATTTGGCTCCTCCTTTTATTTTTTTACAGCCGAAACTTTTATGCTTACTACCACATCTTGAGCGGCCTTAAGATTATCAAACATGGCATCCACCGGATAGCTCGATTCGTTAATCACCTCAACATCCCGAAAACCTGCCATTGTTATTAGATTTAAATATTTATCCTTCTTGATCGCTCCGGCAAGACAGCCTACATACGCCTCAACTGAATCCTTAATCTCTTTAGGCAGATCTTTAGCAAGCGCCAAATCTGAAACCATCAGTCTTCCTCCAGGCCTTAAAACCCTAAAGGCTTCCTTAAAGACACTTTGTTTATCCAGAGATAAATTAATCACGCAGTTGGAAATAATCACATCGATAGAATTATCCTCGACTGGCAATTTTTCAATCTCGCCAAGCCTGAATTCAACGTTTTTATAGTTGCCTTTCCTGGCATTTGCGTTAGCCTTTTCTATCATTTCAGGGGTCATATCAACGCCAATAACTTTGCCTGTATTTCCGACGCGAGACGAGGCAAGAAAAACATCAAACCCGGCACCGCTACCTAAGTCAAGCACAACATCGCCTTCTTGAAGCGAGATGACAGCCACCGGATTGCCGCAACCTAATCCGAGATTAGCGCCTTCGGGGACAATATTTATTTCTTCATCGCTATAACCTACGCTTTTACTTATAACCTTGGACGAACCGGTATTTCCACAGCAAGAGCTGTTTGGACAACACGAAACACCTTGTGTCGCAACTTTAGCGTATCCTTCTTTTACAATTTTTTTTATCTCATTCGATTTGTTTTTCATAGACCGCCTCAATAGTTATTTAACGATAAAACCAAAAACCATTCCGGTTATTGTAGCCATAATCACCACTAAACTTACATAAACAGCCGTCTTTTTTATACCCATTATGCTGCGAAGAACAAGCATACTC
This window of the Candidatus Omnitrophota bacterium genome carries:
- a CDS encoding (Fe-S)-binding protein; protein product: MEIDRDKNYEIIVLPNQDVGLKAQQILVTRQVGFKHISTLAVVVPEGRRQEVCRLLIDEGVIISGYYKFLYRDYEEDFFRKAQGYKPSAVEEEFLKSITLCYVAPCIADETKIRLIAYFYYDISEILPYLNAIIKGASYNKNLPVLTYTKGRRMINLYNIKVAIAKADDIIDTWNILNEIKELVNKTFRDKDKIKPNYEEKVKVTALQIYGWLPKTNCKACGEATCLAFAVRLLQGEQKLDNCIPLSHEQEFSENRKIMNEIAGALGI
- a CDS encoding aromatic aminobenezylarsenical efflux permease ArsG family transporter, with amino-acid sequence MDSIFVGLISALWLGILTSISPCPLATNIAAISFLSKKIIHPKAVLISGFSYTIGRMLSYATLGFVTISSILSVPVMANFLQKYMNKAFGPILIFTGLFLLDMIKFNIPSFSLSEKHQNRLAQAGAGGAFALGLIFALVFCPISTALFFGSLIPLALKSQLGTTLPFIYGLGTGLPVLLFAFVITLGVTSLKPWFNRMTKLEYYMRKITGIVFILVGLYYARVYLLKIF
- a CDS encoding nitrophenyl compound nitroreductase subunit ArsF family protein, translated to MRSKLLFMILSFLFFFAVIFTLKCFSEEAATFVPKNYVMAYYFHGTFRCPTCHKLEQYSKEAIEANFKDELTSGKIVFKTVNVDEKSNEHFVNDYQLYTKSLMISLVRGGKEEKFKNLTKIWGYAGNKQRFYNYVRDEIAAFLKEL
- a CDS encoding heterodisulfide reductase subunit A-like protein, with product MAKKGLILCICQGTCPSFKKMDTIEVLNAIRREKIVDFVSLHPQLCADDGDQYLKILLDNKDIDKLYVAACDPLMQQKMFRDAFEAVGFDKTKHIPLDIRNKTTEEAVSAIKEIIKNNP
- a CDS encoding ferredoxin family protein — protein: MAKNWYPIIDYTKCAGCMQCYNFCPHGVFEIGPDGKSKVSHPENCVEFCKGCGKICDQKAIKFFGDRKGGK
- a CDS encoding thioredoxin family protein, whose amino-acid sequence is MKIEILGMGCPKCKKLYENAQVAIKELNAQAEVVKVEDIQKIIGYGIMTTPAIAIDGEVKAAGRIPTPDEIKKWILAK
- a CDS encoding universal stress protein, coding for MQFKKILVPIDFSHFSRKALAEAVKLAECCGGKIFLLHVEEDLFHMEQIHKVHPPLEGICNKIHKDFIVENRKRLEEFKSYIPKHLYVGGLIKEGHPFVEIVKFARSRCMDLIVMSSRGRSDIKHALLGSTAEKVARKASCAVLIIKDKGCKVVAL
- a CDS encoding arsenite methyltransferase, whose translation is MKNKSNEIKKIVKEGYAKVATQGVSCCPNSSCCGNTGSSKVISKSVGYSDEEINIVPEGANLGLGCGNPVAVISLQEGDVVLDLGSGAGFDVFLASSRVGNTGKVIGVDMTPEMIEKANANARKGNYKNVEFRLGEIEKLPVEDNSIDVIISNCVINLSLDKQSVFKEAFRVLRPGGRLMVSDLALAKDLPKEIKDSVEAYVGCLAGAIKKDKYLNLITMAGFRDVEVINESSYPVDAMFDNLKAAQDVVVSIKVSAVKK